A portion of the Oncorhynchus gorbuscha isolate QuinsamMale2020 ecotype Even-year linkage group LG07, OgorEven_v1.0, whole genome shotgun sequence genome contains these proteins:
- the LOC124040010 gene encoding myoferlin-like isoform X1: MLRVVVESAKGLPKNKLGSTPDPVASIIFKDEKKKTKSIDSEVNPVWNEVLQFDLKGSALDSSSYIDVIVKDYETIGKDKFLGSAKISLKDFATGQVKSSPSKDVALVNEKGQAIGATVSLLIRYDPPANAAPKSNDPQEGATAGDSVEGGGEERDEDFIDGGQSGCAGGVSSNGQPGNPNQRLVRSIRKRNRPLANKPQDFQIRVRIIEGRRLPGNNIKPVVKVNVCGQTHRTRIRRGNNPFFDEMFFYNVNMLPLDLFDQSISFRVYDSFSLRADSLMGDFKVAIGFIYDGPDHSVMRKWLLLNDPDDYSSGARGYLKVSMFIVGMGDEPPVEKRDVSDDQDDIESNLLMPAGVTLRWVTLSLKVFRAEDIPQMDDAFAQSVKDMFGGDGNKKNLVDPFVEARFAGKKLCTQVIEKNANPEWNQMLNLQVKFPSMCEQIKLTIFDWDRLTRNDSIGTTYLNLGKIASSGGEIEGKTGESEVGFLPAFGPCYVNLYGSPREFTGLPDPYEELNYGKGEGVAYRGRILVELSTKLEGKPDKTVDAIPNDDILVAQKYQRRRKYCLCAVFHSASMLQEPGEPIQFEVSIGNYGNKLDTTCKPLSSTTQYSCAVFDGNHYYYLPWADTKPVVVITSFWEDISHRLDAVNIILYISERLQSNITAMKTAILAKASDNCLAEIWLRLVNQLIDDLDRFKVPDLEGQSNLTALDIQIKKLRDNALQTIMEGADRMRDEPADIKDTLVDIEGWLDKLKQLADEPQNSMPDVIIWMLRGETRVAYSRIPAHQLLYSTYSEQACGQFCGRTRTILMQYPMDKNKGLKVPVQIRVNVWLGLSAHEKKFNTFSEGTFSVFAELYENQAYMLGKWGTTGLGLRHKYSDVTGKLKLKQEYFMPPRGWEWEGEWFIDPEKGLLTEADAGHTEFIDEVFQNETRFPGGEWKPAAEPYADVNGEKTQNPGEMECPAGWSWEAEWAVDDNRAVDEKGWEYGITIPPDEKPKSWVPAEKMYHVHRRRRVVRPRKRSAAGTTAEKRDQGDPEGWEFSSLIGWKFHRKVRSTDTIRRRRRRRKMAPADRLGASAIFKLEGTLGVDTDEKRKDETVDASKPFGANTPTVSCSFDRSHVYHLRIYIYQARNLVAMDKDSFSDPYAHVSFLHMSQTTETMKATLNPTWDQTLIFHNMEIYGDPQNIAHYPPDVVLEFYDNDQVGKHELLGRSMCVPLVKLNPGMDQTPQLLWSPITHKGRRAGEVLVAAELILTDKGIGMDLPLVPPKRAENLYMVPQGIRPVVQLMAIEILAWGLRNMKTYQLATVSSPSLVVECGGEVVQSAVIKNMKKSPNFPGSVLFLKVLLPKEEMYTPPIVLKVIDHRPFGRKPVVGQCTIDTLEEFRCDPYIIQKSSMSSKVALMAASPRDIRIDMEDGRPLLETQLAEKEKETVDWWSKFYASIGDQEKCRPYLQKGYDTLKVYDNELEEIPEFKQLTDFCRTFKLKRGKNEDGDDDPSVVGEFKGSFKVYPLSDDPGVALPPRQFRELPESGPQECLVRIYVVRGIDLQPKDNNGQCDPYMKIALGKKSIEDRDNYLPNTTNPVFGRMFEMTCFLPEDKDLKISVYDYDLLSRDEKVGETVIDLENRFLSRFGSYCGLPQTYCISGINQWRDQLKPSQILQNLARLKGVPPPMTEDNGNTLSFNGEQYTLAQFEANYEIHQHLGPANERLPLHVLRTQGLVPEHVETRTLFSSFQPQLSQGRLQMWVDVYPKSMGLPGPPFDIAPRKAKKYFLRAVVWNTTDVILDETSITGEHMNDIYVKGWMPGMEEDKQKTDVHYRSLDGDGNFNWRFIFGFEYLPAEQLCLVSKKEHFWSLDKTEFRIPPKLIVQIWDNDKFSLDDYLGTVELDLCNLTPPAKTPEKCSLGMMEVMLDAEPHKSDLTNSLFAQQSVRGWWPCVIEQDGKEVLGGKVEMTLEIVAENEVDGKPAGKGRDEPNMNPKLDFPNRPDTSFFWFTNPCKTMKFILCRKFKCMFIGLILLILVLLFIGILLYSFPGYISMKIVKPFQ; encoded by the exons ATGAGAAGAAGAAAACCAAATCAATTGACAGTGAAGTAAACCCAGTTTGGAATGAA GTCCTTCAGTTTGATTTGAAGGGCTCTGCGCTTGATTCCTCATCTTACATTGATGTGATTGTGAAAGACTATGAAACTATTGGGAAAGATAA GTTTCTAGGCTCTGCAAAAATCTCACTGAAAGACTTTGCAACTGGTCAAGTCAAATCCTCTCCATCTAAAGATGTGGCTCTTGTCAATGAAAAGGGGCAGGCTATTGGG GCCACGGTAAGCCTTTTGATTCGCTATGACCCTCCAGCCAATGCCGCTCCAAAGTCAAATGACCCACAGGAAGGAGCCACAGCTGGTGATTCTG TGGAAGGTGGTggtgaagagagggatgaggactTTATTGATGGAGGACAGAGTGGCTGTGCAGGGGGAGTCTCCTCCAATGGTCAGCCTGGGAACCCTAACCAAAGACTGGTCAGGAGTATCAGGAAACGGAACCGTCCCCTGGCCAATAAACCTCAGGACTTTCAG ATCCGTGTCAGGATCATAGAGGGGCGACGGCTCCCTGGGAATAACATCAAACCTGTTGTTAAGGTGAATGTTTGTGGACAGACTCACAGAACAAGGATAAGGAGGGGAAACAATCCCTTCTTTGATGAG ATGTTCTTTTACAACGTCAACATGTTACCATTAGACCTATTCGATCAATCTATCAGCTTTCGG GTGTACGACTCCTTCTCTCTGAGAGCTGACAGTCTCATGGGGGACTTCAAG GTTGCTATTGGCTTTATTTATGATGGACCAG ATCACTCCGTGATGAGGAAGTGGCTCCTTCTGAATGACCCTGATGACTACAGCTCGGGGGCCAGGGGATACCTCAAAGTCAGCATGTTCATAGTTGGGATGGGAGACGAACCACCG GTCGAGAAGAGGGACGTTAGCGATGACCAGGATGACATAGAGAGTAACCTGCTGATGCCAGCGGGGGTCACTCTGCGATGGGTCACCCTGTCTCTCAAAGTGTTCCGGGCCGAAGACATTCCCCAGA tGGATGATGCCTTTGCCCAGTCAGTGAAGGATATGTTTGGAGGGGATGGGAACAAGAAGAATCTAGTAGACCCTTTTGTAGAGGCCCGCTTCGCTGGCAAAAAG CTGTGCACCCAAGTCATTGAGAAGAATGCCAACCCAGAATGGAACCAAATGCTGAATCTTCAGGTTAAG TTCCCTTCCATGTGTGAACAAATCAAACTGACCATATTTGATTG GGATCGCTTGACTCGGAATGACTCAATTGGCACCACCTACTTGAATCTGGGCAAGATAGCGTCCTCTGGTGGTGAAATTGAAG GGAAGACTGGAGAGTCTGAGGTGGGTTTTCTGCCAGCCTTTGGGCCTTGCTATGTCAACCTTTATGGGAGTCCCAGAGAGTTCACTGGGCTTCCTGACCCTTATGAAGAGCTGAACTATGGCAAG GGTGAAGGGGTGGCCTATCGAGGGCGAATCCTGGTTGAGCTCTCGACTAAACTGGAAGGCAAACCTGACAAGACTGTGGATGCGATCCCTAATGACGACATCTTGGTGGCCCAG AAATACCAGCGTAGGAGGAAGTACTGTCTGTGTGCCGTGTTCCACAGTGCCAGCATGCTCCAGGAGCCTGGCGAACCAATCCAGTTTGAGGTCAGCATCGGCAACTATGGCAACAAACTGGACACCACCTGTaaaccactgtcctccactacccAGTACAGCTGTGCTGTTTTTGATG GTAACCACTACTATTACCTGCCCTGGGCTGACACAAAGCCGGTGGTTGTCATCACATCATTCTGGGAGGACATCAGTCACCGTTTGGATGCAGTCAACATCATTCTGTACATATCTGAACGCCTG CAATCTAACATCACTGCAATGAAGACTGCCATCTTGGCTAAAGCTTCTGACAACTGTCTGGCAGAGATCTGGCTGAGGCTGGTGAATCAGCTGATTGACGATCTTGACCG TTTCAAAGTTCCAGACCTGGAGGGCCAATCCAACCTGACTGCCCTGGACATCCAGATCAAGAAGCTGCGGGACAACGCCCTGCAGACTATCATGGAGGGGGCCGACCGTATGAGAGACGAGCCCGCCGACATCAAGGACACCCTGGTGGACATCGAGGGCTGGCTAGACAAACTGAAGCAGCTTGCTGATGAG CCCCAGAACAGCATGCCTGACGTGATCATCTGGATGCTGAGGGGGGAGACGAGAGTGGCGTACAGCCGTATCCCAGCCCACCAGCTCCTCTACTCCACCTACAGCGAACAGGCCTGTGGACAGTTCTGTGGCAGGACCAGGACTATCCTCATGCAGTACCCTATGGATAAAAACAAGGGGCTCAAGGTTCCAGTCCAGATCAGAGTCAACGTGTGGCTTGGCCTGTCTGCACACGAGAAGAAGTTCAACACTTTCTCTGAGGGGACGTTCAGTGTGTTTGCTGAATTG TATGAGAATCAGGCCTACATGCTGGGAAAGTGGGGAACTACGGGTCTGGGTTTACGCCACAAGTACTCTGATGTGACTGGCAAACTGAAGCTGAAACAGGAGTACTTCATGCCCCCGCGAGgctgggagtgggagggagaatgGTTCATCGACCCAGAGAAGGG TCTGTTGACAGAGGCAGATGCGGGACACACTGAATTCATAGATGAAGTCTTCCAGAACGAGACTCGCTTCCCTGGCGGAGAGTGGAAGCCTGCTGCTGAGCCCTACGCTGACGTG AATGGGGAGAAGACTCAGAACCCAGGGGAAATGGAGTGTCCTGCAGGCTGGAGCTGGGAGGCTGAGTGGGCTGTGGATGACAACAGGGCTGTGGATGAGAAAG GTTGGGAGTATGGAATCACCATCCCTCCAGATGAAAAGCCCAAGTCATGGGTGCCAGCAGAGAAGATGTACCACGTCCACAGAAGGAGGAGAGTGGTCAGGCCCAGGAAGAGATCCGCTGCTGGTACAACCGCTGAG AAGCGAGACCAAGGAGACCCGGAGGGCTGGGAGTTCTCCTCTCTGATTGGCTGGAAGTTCCACAGGAAGGTGCGTTCCACCGACACAATCCGACGCCGACGCCGGAGGAGGAAGATGGCCCCCGCCGACCGCCTAGGGGCATCTGCCATTTTCAAACTGGAGGGGACACTG GGGGTTGATACAGATGAGAAGAGAAAAGATGAGACTGTTGATGCGTCCAAACCCTTTGGTGCCAATACTCCAACTGTTTCCTGTTCATTTGACA GGTCGCACGTCTACCACCTCCGCATCTACATTTACCAGGCCAGGAACCTTGTTGCCATGGACAAAGACAGCTTCTCGG ATCCATATGCCCATGTGTCTTTCCTGCACATGAGTCAAACCACCGAGACCATGAAGGCTACTCTGAACCCCACGTGGGACCAGACTCTGATCTTCCATAACATGGAGATCTACGGGGACCCCCAGAACATCGCCCACTATCCCCCAGATGTGGTGCTGGAGTTCTATGACAATGACCAAGTG GGGAAACATGAGCTGCTGGGTCGGAGCATGTGTGTCCCCCTGGTGAAACTGAACCCAGGCATGGACCAGACCCCTCAACTGCTGTGGTCTCCCATCACACACAAGGGCAGGCGGGCTGGGGAGGTGCTTGTGGCTGCTGAGCTCATCCTGACAGATAAG GGGATTGGGATGGACCTCCCTCTGGTTCCTCCCAAGAGGGCAGAGAATCTGTACATGGTGCCTCAGGGGATACGGCCTGTGGTGCAACTCATGGCCATTGAG ATTCTGGCCTGGGGCTTGCGCAACATGAAGACCTACCAGTTGGCTACGGTGTCCTCCCCTAGCCTGGTGGtggagtgtggaggagaggtggtTCAGTCTGCTGTCATCAAGAACATGAAGAAGAGCCCCAACTTTCCTGGATCTGTCCTCTTCCTCAAAGTG CTCCTTCCCAAAGAGGAGATGTACACCCCTCCCATCGTGCTGAAGGTGATCGACCACAGGCCATTTGGCAGGAAGCCAGTGGTTGGACAGTGTACCATAGACACTCTGGAGGAGTTTCGCTGCGACCCTTACATCATCCAGAAGTCATCCATGTCATCCAAAG TGGCTCTGATGGCCGCTTCTCCTCGGGACATCAGAATTGACATGGAAGACGGGAGGCCTCTGCTTGAAACTCAG CTTGCAGAGAAG GAGAAGGAGACAGTTGATTGGTGGAGTAAATTCTACGCTTCCATTGGAGATCAGGAGAAGTGCCGTCCTTACCTTCAGAAAGGATATGACACTTTGAAG GTGTATGATAACGAACTGGAAGAGATTCCTGAGTTCAAACAACTCACTGATTTCTGCAGGACCTTCAAACTGAAAAGAGGCAAGAATGAAGATGGGGATGACGATCCATCTGTCGTTGGAGAATTCAAG GGCTCTTTTAAGGTGTACCCTCTATCAGACGACCCGGGTGTTGCTCTTCCTCCTCGCCAGTTCCGTGAGCTGCCTGAAAGCGGGCCTCAGGAGTGCCTGGTCAGGATCTATGTGGTCAGAGGCATCGACCTGCAACCCAAGGATAACAACGGCCAG TGTGATCCTTATATGAAGATTGCCCTGGGGAAAAAGTCAATTGAGGACCGAGACAACTACTTACCAAATACCACCAACCCTGTGTTTGGAAG AATGTTTGAGATGACATGTTTCTTGCCTGAAGACAAAGACCTGAAGATCTCTGTGTATGACTATGATCTGCTGAGTCGCGATGAGAAAGTGGGAGAGACAGTGATTGACCTGGAGAACCGTTTCTTGTCGCGCTTCGGCTCCTACTGTGGCCTACCCCAGACATACTGCAT CTCTGGAATCAACCAATGGCGCGACCAGCTGAAGCCCTCTCAGATCCTTCAGAACCTGGCCCGCCTCAAAGGTGTCCCTCCACCCATGACAGAAGACAATGGCAACACACTATCATTCAATGGGGAACAGTACACCCTGGCTCAATTTG AGGCTAACTACGAGATCCACCAGCACTTGGGCCCTGCCAACGAACGTCTCCCTCTGCATGTGCTCAGAACTCAAGGATTGGTGCCGGAGCATGTGGAGACCAGGACACTGTTCAGCAGCTTCCAGCCCCAACTCTCTCAG GGCCGTCTTCAAATGTGGGTGGATGTTTACCCCAAAAGCATGGGCCTTCCCGGACCACCCTTTGACATTGCACCACGCAAGGCCAAAAA GTATTTCCTTCGAGCTGTTGTTTGGAACACCACTGATGTCATTCTGGATGAAACCAGCATCACTGGGGAGCACATGAACGATATCTACGTCAAAgg TTGGATGCCAGGTATGGAGGAGGACAAGCAGAAGACTGACGTCCACTACAGGTCTCTGGACGGAGATGGCAACTTCAACTGGAGGTTCATCTTTGGCTTTGAATACCTGCCCGCTGAACAGCTATGTCTGGTCTCCAAGAAG GAGCACTTCTGGAGTCTAGACAAAACAGAGTTCAGGATACCCCCCAAGTTGATTGTTCAAATTTGGGATAATGACAAGTTCTCATTAGATGATTACCTGG GCACAGTAGAGCTGGATCTTTGTAACCTAACTCCTCCTGCCAAGACTCCAGAGAAGTGCAGTCTGGGTATGATGGAGGTGATGTTGGATGCAGAGCCACACAAATCAGACCTGACCAACTCGCTGTTTGCTCAGCAGTCTGTCAGAGGCTGGTGGCCCTGTGTCATTGAACAGGATGGGAAGGAAGTCCTTGGT GGGAAGGTCGAGATGACTCTTGAAATTGTGGCTGAGAATGAGGTGGATGGGAAGCCTGCTGGGAAGGGCAGGGATGAACCCAACATGAACCCAAAGCTTGACTTCCCTAA CCGTCCAGACACGTCCTTCTTCTGGTTCACGAACCCCTGTAAGACCATGAAGTTTATTTTGTGTCGCAAATTCAAGTGTATGTTCATTGGACTGATCCTGCTGATCCTAGTGCTGCTCTTCATCGGAATCCTGTTATACTCTTTCCCG GGCTATATTTCAATGAAAATTGTGAAGCCGTTTCAATGA